One window from the genome of Desulfonatronum thiodismutans encodes:
- a CDS encoding flagellar hook assembly protein FlgD, protein MSTSPYVTPHTSNLVGRAERDFAPPDPRTGDKSGLDRDAFLRLLTTQLAHQDPLNPLDDKEFVAQLAQFSSLEQLSNISESIESFKDSFARQETLNAVNFIGKKIQAEGRSISKDGDSVSSFTYSLPDIAEKLHMNIFDSFGNIVRTITLPERMPGEHEFVWDGRDHSGNPLPDGVYSIYMAAEGKNGEPLMISTKTSGVVSAVVSEDGQTFLRLQDGRRVNIMDVKEVVGTGATQSNALASELQNITGNLANLNGLFGGSSSTEDLLNSLTQ, encoded by the coding sequence ATGTCGACAAGCCCTTACGTCACCCCGCACACCAGTAATCTGGTCGGCCGAGCAGAGCGAGACTTCGCTCCACCGGACCCGAGGACAGGCGATAAAAGCGGACTGGACAGAGACGCCTTTTTGCGCCTGTTGACCACGCAGCTTGCTCACCAAGACCCTCTCAATCCTCTGGATGACAAGGAATTCGTCGCTCAATTGGCTCAATTCTCCAGCTTGGAACAGCTCAGCAACATCTCCGAGTCCATTGAGAGCTTCAAGGATTCGTTTGCCCGCCAGGAAACGCTGAACGCGGTCAATTTCATCGGCAAGAAAATCCAAGCGGAAGGGAGAAGCATCAGCAAGGACGGAGACTCCGTCAGCTCCTTCACCTATTCCCTGCCGGACATTGCTGAAAAACTGCACATGAACATCTTCGACTCCTTCGGAAACATCGTCCGAACCATCACCCTGCCTGAACGAATGCCCGGCGAGCACGAGTTTGTCTGGGATGGCCGGGATCACTCCGGCAATCCGCTGCCCGACGGGGTGTACAGCATTTACATGGCCGCTGAAGGCAAAAATGGTGAGCCATTGATGATCTCCACCAAAACAAGCGGGGTGGTGTCAGCGGTGGTCAGCGAGGATGGCCAAACCTTCCTGCGCCTTCAGGACGGACGAAGAGTCAACATCATGGACGTTAAGGAAGTCGTCGGGACAGGGGCGACGCAAAGCAACGCGCTGGCATCAGAACTCCAGAATATTACAGGAAATCTGGCGAACCTTAACGGACTGTTCGGCGGATCTTCCTCCACCGAAGACCTTTTGAACAGTCTGACCCAGTAA
- a CDS encoding flagellar hook protein FlgE — MSLTASMWTGVSGLKGHGSKMGVIGNNIANVSTVGFKGSRMHFEDFMSQYVSVANGVGQVGRGVAVGAVLGDFSQGSLETTNESTDVAITGNGFFTVSPPGDDINYYTRAGNFRFDQNGFLVDPHGYRVQGWQVARDTVDPLVDAVDGDGIGARRVNIQGVPRDIQLDNFQSPPSPTSTINAVVNLDSAARSSVDDLEAAWLADPGNLGNNQYEYPATMKIYDANGGAHTVTVYFDKRPNDDPDVIDNEPNTIWQFIVTIPPEEDQENGTGLLMTGDLLFNPAGEIIDMRANPTLQTEDGNGDPYFISRNGYPTFAVNFLGEPQNIEFTLGTRFVGDIAAYAPGAFAGDIADWERSALSTTAYNNASTTLYQTQNGYTAGFLQNISINREGVLTGRYSNGQVIDLYALTINNFNNVWGLNREGGNLFAETGSSGPPLTGIAGTGNLGTVSSNTLELSNVDLATEFVKMISTQKGFQANSKTITTVDTMLDEVIRMKR; from the coding sequence ATGAGTCTCACCGCGTCAATGTGGACGGGAGTCAGCGGCCTCAAGGGGCATGGCAGTAAAATGGGGGTGATCGGCAACAACATCGCCAATGTGAGTACCGTCGGGTTCAAAGGTTCTCGCATGCACTTTGAAGACTTCATGAGCCAGTATGTCAGCGTGGCCAACGGTGTGGGGCAGGTTGGGCGAGGGGTCGCGGTCGGCGCCGTCCTGGGGGACTTCAGCCAGGGCTCCCTTGAAACCACCAATGAATCCACCGACGTGGCCATCACCGGCAATGGTTTCTTTACCGTCAGTCCTCCTGGGGACGACATAAATTACTACACCCGAGCCGGAAACTTCCGCTTTGACCAGAACGGATTTCTCGTCGATCCTCATGGGTATAGGGTTCAAGGCTGGCAAGTCGCCAGAGATACAGTCGATCCATTGGTCGATGCCGTTGATGGTGATGGTATTGGTGCTCGACGCGTCAATATTCAGGGCGTCCCCAGAGACATTCAGTTAGACAACTTTCAATCTCCTCCATCACCGACATCCACTATCAACGCCGTGGTCAACCTCGACTCCGCCGCCAGATCCAGTGTCGACGATCTCGAAGCGGCATGGCTCGCTGACCCAGGTAACTTGGGGAATAACCAGTATGAGTATCCAGCAACAATGAAAATTTACGATGCAAATGGCGGCGCTCATACTGTGACGGTATACTTTGATAAAAGGCCGAATGATGATCCGGATGTCATCGATAACGAGCCAAATACGATATGGCAGTTTATTGTAACGATTCCACCTGAAGAAGATCAAGAAAATGGCACTGGATTATTAATGACAGGAGATCTTCTGTTTAATCCTGCTGGAGAGATTATCGATATGCGAGCAAACCCAACTCTCCAGACAGAAGATGGAAATGGCGATCCATATTTTATTTCACGAAATGGCTATCCAACATTTGCTGTAAATTTTCTTGGAGAACCTCAAAATATTGAATTCACACTTGGAACAAGATTCGTTGGAGATATCGCGGCTTACGCTCCAGGGGCTTTTGCGGGAGATATTGCTGATTGGGAAAGAAGTGCTCTCTCCACGACAGCTTACAACAACGCATCAACAACATTATATCAAACACAAAACGGCTACACCGCTGGTTTTTTGCAGAACATTTCCATCAACCGGGAAGGAGTTCTGACCGGACGTTACTCCAATGGGCAAGTCATTGATCTGTATGCACTCACCATTAACAACTTCAATAACGTCTGGGGGTTGAACCGCGAAGGCGGTAACCTGTTCGCGGAAACGGGCTCATCGGGGCCTCCATTAACGGGAATTGCCGGTACCGGAAACTTGGGGACTGTTTCCTCCAATACCCTGGAACTCTCCAACGTGGACCTGGCCACGGAATTCGTGAAGATGATCAGCACCCAGAAAGGCTTCCAGGCCAACAGCAAGACCATCACCACCGTCGACACGATGCTAGATGAAGTGATTCGGATGAAGAGATAG